Part of the Syntrophorhabdaceae bacterium genome is shown below.
GGCTCCGTATCGAACTGGTGGAGAATTCAACAGGCCTCTTCTTTGACATCGGAAGCGCCCGGATAAAGCCGGAAACTATCCAGCTCCTGAAGCTTGTCGCAAAAGATGTTGGCCGCCTGCCGAATAGCATCATCATCGAGGGATATACCGATGCACGACCTTATGTGACGCCAAATTACTCGAACTGGGAGCTGAGCACAGACAGGGCAAATATGGCACGCAAGATCCTTGAAGAGAACGGAGTTAAGAAAGATCAGGTCGTCGGGATAAAGGGTTTTGCCGACAGAAACCTCAAAATCCCGGGCAAACCCCTCGATTTTGCCAACCGGCGTGTCAGTATCCTCGTGGAAGTCCGGAAACAGGCAACGCCTGATCCCAACCAGAAGGCTCAGGCTCCCCTGGAACCAGGAAAAAAATGACAGGACATAAAGAGATCAAGATCCTGCTGGTCGATGATGATCCGGTATTCCGCAATGCTATCGGGAA
Proteins encoded:
- a CDS encoding flagellar motor protein MotB produces the protein MDDHNTPVRIIIKKKKGHSGHHGGAWKVAYADFVTAMMALFIVLWIVGQSSNVKNAIAGYFKDPGAFSQGKGSNGILDGAQSAAPVPSTNLVNEIEKLKAEGKKIKEAIAATPEFNKFKDKIQIEVTKDGLRIELVENSTGLFFDIGSARIKPETIQLLKLVAKDVGRLPNSIIIEGYTDARPYVTPNYSNWELSTDRANMARKILEENGVKKDQVVGIKGFADRNLKIPGKPLDFANRRVSILVEVRKQATPDPNQKAQAPLEPGKK